The proteins below are encoded in one region of Thermosulfurimonas marina:
- a CDS encoding NADH-quinone oxidoreductase subunit M, with translation MMELKMAEFPWLSLIIWLPVAGALLLFLVPRRAEGLIKGLALVVALADLVVSLPLWFNFDHHWVGFQFVEKHPWIQALHAQYFLGVDGISVLFILLSALITVLCILISWESITEKVKEFYISLLVTSAAMIGVFCALDLFLFYVFWEAMLIPMYLIIGIWGGPRRLYATIKFFLYTLLGSVLMLVGIIVIYFKAGTLEIPSLMQMGLPYKLQILLFLAFFAAFAVKVPMWPVHTWLPDAHTEAPTAGSVILAGILIKMGAYGFLRFSLSFFPKATLALAVPMLILSIIAIIYGALACLAQSDLKRLIAYSSVSHMGFVTLGIFSLTGNGVEGAILQMINHGVVTGALFMCVGIVYDRTHSREISYYGGLATVMPVYAAFFMVFTMASIGLPGTNGFVGEFLILLGTFQAKKWAAAFAATGVILGACYMLWLYQRVFCQRVNPQIAGLPEMNLRETLALLPMLILVLWIGIYPKPFLSFMHVSVGHLLQHVHSVGSVPGITQLIKEGLHAVFPA, from the coding sequence ATGATGGAGCTAAAAATGGCCGAATTTCCCTGGCTTTCCCTGATTATCTGGTTACCGGTGGCTGGCGCCCTTCTCCTTTTTCTCGTCCCCCGGCGGGCCGAGGGACTCATCAAGGGCCTGGCCCTGGTGGTGGCCCTGGCGGACCTCGTGGTGAGCCTTCCCCTCTGGTTCAATTTTGACCATCATTGGGTGGGCTTTCAGTTTGTGGAAAAGCACCCCTGGATCCAGGCCCTGCACGCCCAGTATTTCCTTGGGGTGGACGGCATCAGTGTGCTTTTCATTCTCCTTTCGGCCCTTATCACCGTGCTCTGTATCCTGATCTCCTGGGAGTCCATCACCGAAAAGGTCAAGGAATTTTACATCTCCCTTCTGGTAACCTCGGCGGCCATGATTGGGGTCTTCTGTGCCCTGGATCTTTTCCTCTTCTATGTCTTCTGGGAGGCCATGCTCATTCCCATGTATCTCATTATCGGGATCTGGGGCGGCCCTCGGAGGCTTTATGCCACCATCAAGTTCTTCCTTTATACCCTTCTGGGCTCGGTCCTCATGCTGGTCGGGATCATCGTGATCTATTTCAAGGCCGGAACCCTGGAGATCCCTTCCCTCATGCAGATGGGCCTTCCTTACAAGCTCCAGATCCTCCTCTTCCTGGCCTTCTTTGCGGCCTTTGCGGTGAAGGTTCCCATGTGGCCTGTGCACACCTGGTTGCCGGACGCGCACACCGAGGCTCCCACCGCAGGCTCGGTCATCCTGGCCGGAATCCTCATCAAAATGGGAGCTTACGGATTCTTGCGTTTTTCCCTTTCTTTCTTTCCCAAGGCCACGCTAGCGCTAGCGGTGCCCATGCTGATCCTTTCCATCATCGCCATCATTTATGGGGCGCTGGCCTGCCTGGCCCAGAGTGACCTCAAGCGGCTCATTGCTTACAGTTCGGTAAGCCATATGGGTTTTGTGACTCTGGGAATCTTTTCCCTCACGGGAAACGGAGTGGAGGGGGCCATCCTGCAGATGATCAACCACGGGGTGGTTACCGGGGCCCTCTTTATGTGTGTGGGTATAGTTTACGACCGGACCCACAGCCGGGAAATTTCTTACTACGGGGGGCTGGCCACGGTGATGCCCGTCTACGCGGCCTTTTTCATGGTCTTTACCATGGCCTCTATTGGTCTTCCGGGGACCAACGGTTTCGTAGGGGAGTTTCTCATCCTCCTCGGAACTTTTCAGGCCAAGAAATGGGCGGCAGCCTTTGCGGCTACGGGAGTCATCCTTGGGGCCTGCTATATGCTCTGGCTCTACCAGCGGGTCTTCTGCCAGAGGGTCAATCCTCAAATCGCGGGCCTTCCGGAAATGAATCTGCGGGAAACCCTGGCCCTCCTTCCCATGCTCATCCTGGTCCTCTGGATCGGTATTTATCCTAAGCCGTTTCTTTCTTTTATGCACGTTTCGGTGGGCCACCTTCTCCAACACGTACACTCTGTAGGATCGGTCCCGGGTATAACCCAGCTTATCAAGGAGGGGCTCCATGCCGTTTTCCCTGCTTAG
- a CDS encoding NADH-quinone oxidoreductase subunit N yields the protein MPFSLLSLKAVSPEIFLVLLASFMVLVDRVVSSKSFFFWVALLGTALTWWLCREVVGSQFASYTADPYGFFLKTVFLLALFLSVLISPVYASRERFHFGEYYGLLFFAVCGMMFMASGTDLLVIYLGLELMSLSIYVLVALGWRDARSLEGALKYFLLGSLASAFLVMGLALIYGLAGTISLSEIARVLSIRTDLSVLTAIAFFLIALGFKVAMVPFHMWAPDAYEGAPTPVTAFMSVAAKAAGFAALGRVFLLAFAPAHPAWSQLLIPFAVLTMFAGNILAVVQTNIKRLLAYSSVAHAGYILLGIVAGTKEGLSAVMLYLLIYAFMNIGAFGVVVLLQKESGVGEDIFEYQGLAKLHPLPAFFMLLFLFSLTGIPPTAGFIGKFYLFRSVVHAGHTGLAVLAVLASVIAAYPYLRIVMLMYMKDPQREVSLAPSASLWVALTLSALGVILIGLYPGSLLTSALYSAF from the coding sequence ATGCCGTTTTCCCTGCTTAGTCTAAAGGCCGTCTCTCCAGAAATCTTTCTGGTTCTCCTGGCTTCCTTCATGGTCTTGGTGGATCGGGTGGTATCCAGCAAGAGCTTCTTTTTCTGGGTGGCTCTTCTGGGGACCGCTCTAACCTGGTGGCTCTGTAGAGAGGTGGTGGGAAGCCAATTCGCTTCTTATACGGCAGATCCCTACGGATTCTTTCTCAAGACCGTTTTCCTTCTGGCCCTCTTTTTGAGTGTGCTTATCTCGCCGGTTTACGCCAGCCGGGAGCGCTTTCATTTTGGAGAGTATTACGGGCTTCTTTTCTTTGCCGTCTGCGGCATGATGTTCATGGCTTCGGGGACGGACCTTCTGGTCATTTACCTGGGGCTAGAGCTTATGAGTCTTTCCATCTATGTCTTGGTGGCTTTGGGCTGGCGGGATGCGCGTTCTCTGGAAGGGGCTCTTAAGTATTTTCTTTTGGGTTCATTGGCCTCGGCCTTTCTGGTAATGGGGCTGGCCCTGATTTACGGGCTTGCGGGAACGATCTCCCTTTCGGAAATAGCCCGGGTCCTTTCCATAAGGACCGATCTTTCCGTCCTTACGGCCATCGCCTTTTTCCTCATCGCCCTGGGCTTCAAGGTGGCCATGGTGCCTTTTCACATGTGGGCTCCGGATGCCTATGAAGGGGCTCCCACGCCGGTTACGGCCTTTATGTCGGTGGCGGCCAAGGCGGCGGGCTTTGCCGCCCTGGGCCGGGTCTTTCTCTTGGCCTTTGCCCCGGCGCACCCGGCCTGGTCCCAGCTCCTCATCCCCTTTGCGGTGCTAACCATGTTCGCGGGGAACATTCTTGCCGTGGTTCAAACTAACATCAAACGTCTTCTGGCCTATTCTTCCGTAGCCCATGCGGGCTATATCCTGCTGGGGATTGTGGCCGGCACCAAAGAGGGTCTTTCGGCGGTCATGCTTTACCTGCTTATCTATGCCTTTATGAATATCGGGGCCTTCGGGGTGGTGGTCCTTCTCCAGAAGGAATCTGGGGTAGGGGAGGATATTTTTGAGTATCAGGGACTGGCCAAGTTGCATCCCCTTCCGGCCTTCTTTATGCTTCTTTTCCTCTTTTCCCTTACCGGGATTCCCCCTACGGCGGGTTTTATAGGAAAGTTTTATCTCTTCCGCTCCGTGGTGCATGCCGGGCATACGGGATTGGCGGTGCTTGCGGTTTTGGCCAGCGTGATTGCGGCCTATCCCTATCTGCGCATCGTAATGCTCATGTACATGAAAGACCCCCAGAGGGAGGTTTCTCTGGCCCCCTCGGCCTCTCTCTGGGTGGCCCTTACCCTTTCGGCCCTAGGAGTAATCCTCATCGGCCTTTATCCGGGAAGTCTTCTTACCAGTGCCCTTTATTCGGCCTTTTGA
- the secG gene encoding preprotein translocase subunit SecG yields the protein MFTVLVVVQVILAIFLVAIVLVNVGKGSEVGAVFTGSQAIFGGAGPGTFLNKVTALLAVLFFANSLLLTYLSAKRNRASLMEKPPAPVTAPAPEKSLPTPPPLPVPPTK from the coding sequence ATGTTTACCGTGCTGGTGGTGGTGCAGGTGATTTTGGCCATCTTCCTGGTAGCTATCGTGCTAGTGAATGTAGGGAAGGGTTCGGAAGTGGGGGCGGTCTTTACCGGAAGTCAGGCCATTTTCGGGGGGGCCGGTCCCGGGACCTTCCTCAATAAAGTCACTGCCTTACTTGCGGTTCTTTTCTTTGCGAATTCTCTGCTTCTGACCTATCTTTCGGCCAAGCGCAATCGGGCTTCCTTGATGGAAAAGCCGCCAGCTCCGGTCACTGCTCCGGCCCCGGAAAAAAGCTTACCCACTCCGCCGCCCTTGCCAGTGCCTCCCACGAAGTAA
- a CDS encoding HDOD domain-containing protein: MVTAILVILAMLLLLIYFLRRSPSSPPAVPTPKGETLYTGEKPTDLSWVQTPEADSEKLRVEVYDLVQYDFDPRPQISEAVLEEVKKFLEKVPPPKILAGQIQQLLEDPRTSFSKVAKFISMDPVLTGEILKIANSAYYRTAASRKITSVNRALVLIGYNYLRMILLHYFLGRAISEHSPLSPEEIKDLWKHSLQVSAIMGYIALKKGYDSGLYLTAGILHDVGKFFLPLFGGQGAVAGLDEGSPLQEEEILYGFTHTSLGAYITRYWELPEEMQAAAAYHHPRLRSDFWDLPPERRLLVGWLTVADYLSHLYGGLKTSYAYKVPSWILEKLHLSSPEDLLGPELLWHLRRASAVVEES; this comes from the coding sequence ATGGTAACTGCCATTTTGGTAATTTTGGCCATGCTCCTTCTTTTGATCTATTTTCTTCGGCGTTCTCCGTCTTCTCCTCCTGCAGTTCCAACGCCCAAGGGAGAAACCCTATACACCGGAGAAAAACCCACGGATCTCTCTTGGGTCCAAACCCCGGAGGCAGACTCCGAAAAGTTGCGGGTGGAAGTGTACGATCTTGTCCAATATGACTTTGATCCCCGGCCGCAAATATCAGAGGCGGTCCTAGAAGAGGTCAAAAAATTTCTGGAAAAAGTTCCCCCTCCCAAGATCCTTGCCGGCCAAATTCAGCAGCTCCTTGAGGACCCTCGAACTTCCTTTTCTAAGGTGGCCAAGTTTATCTCTATGGATCCGGTCCTTACCGGAGAAATCTTGAAAATTGCCAACTCGGCCTATTACCGCACCGCAGCCTCCCGCAAGATAACCTCCGTGAACCGGGCCCTAGTCCTTATAGGCTACAACTATCTCCGCATGATTCTTTTACACTATTTCTTGGGTCGGGCGATCTCCGAACATTCCCCTCTTTCTCCCGAAGAAATAAAAGACCTCTGGAAACATTCTCTTCAGGTCTCGGCCATCATGGGCTACATTGCTCTCAAAAAGGGCTACGATAGCGGGCTTTACCTTACCGCCGGAATCCTCCACGATGTGGGAAAATTTTTCCTGCCCCTTTTTGGAGGCCAGGGAGCGGTGGCCGGCCTTGATGAAGGCTCTCCTCTCCAGGAAGAGGAAATCCTTTACGGTTTTACCCATACCTCGTTAGGGGCTTACATTACCCGCTACTGGGAGCTTCCAGAGGAAATGCAGGCGGCCGCAGCTTATCACCACCCCCGCTTGAGAAGCGACTTCTGGGATCTTCCTCCAGAACGCCGCCTTCTGGTAGGCTGGTTGACCGTGGCCGACTATCTTTCACACCTTTATGGAGGACTCAAGACCTCCTACGCTTATAAAGTTCCTTCCTGGATATTGGAGAAACTTCACCTATCTTCCCCGGAGGACCTCTTGGGTCCGGAACTCCTCTGGCACCTTCGGCGGGCCTCGGCCGTGGTGGAGGAATCTTAG
- the fdhF gene encoding formate dehydrogenase subunit alpha has product MGIKPSRSLPTVKFDFNRGRRPEEIDLEFYEQFPIIPRKSPPERPPKERVGDFEEVVGTLPEEAARREAERCLKCGCLGFHKCTFREILIAEEVPATKGRKRAKYRLETFHPFIEVDLNKCVGCFRCLRSCLHEGLQLKIYAQGTPEEEIHFEFTEHCVSCGACVDACPTGALTRKDSTVPFSKEEAREIRTVCPYCATGCNLLARVKNGTILEVTGADVPPNYGDLCVKGRFGYVFYRHPERLRRPLLRRDRGQDFREVSWEEALDFVAERLAEIRERYGPEALGVLCSARTPNEDTYVAQKFARAVLGTHNVDNPARVUHAPSVAGLATTFGSGAATGSFDEIYRTEVLILWGTNTTEAHPVVAGKIKRALSRGLKLVVVDPRRTELASLADIWLPLRPGTNVPLANGMAHVILKEGLYNRRFIEERTEGFEAFAQYILKEWPLERVERLTGIRREHIEQVARLYARAERALILWGLGVTEHRSGSQGVMALANLALLCGHVGRSGTGAMPLRGQNNVQGACDMGALPYVLPGYQKPEDPLVRKKFEEVWGRPLPEKPGLTEPIMYEEALQGRLKALYIVGYDVALTHANISRVWRALLELDLLVVHDIFFPKTGEFAHVVFPTACLFEREGTTDNGERRVQRIRKLVEPPEDLPPDWWIIAQVSRRLGYEMPYQSAEDIFEEMRRVMPSFAGITYARLEEKGLCWPVPEENHPGTELMFTEKFARPSGKAAFGQPKYWAPEEEVSGEYPFVLITGRRLYHYNCGSMTRRVSGLLEVLPEELVEIHPRDARRLGLRERDPVRIISRRGEIQARVHLTTRVNPGQVFMDFHFLEPLTNLITSPGLEVKVHTPEYKVAAVRLEKA; this is encoded by the coding sequence ATGGGGATTAAGCCTTCAAGAAGTCTTCCCACCGTCAAGTTTGATTTCAATCGCGGGCGTCGTCCCGAGGAAATAGATCTCGAATTTTATGAGCAATTCCCTATAATTCCTCGGAAAAGCCCTCCGGAACGGCCGCCGAAGGAAAGGGTAGGGGATTTTGAAGAAGTGGTAGGGACTCTCCCGGAAGAGGCGGCCCGGAGGGAGGCCGAAAGATGCCTTAAGTGCGGGTGTCTAGGATTTCACAAGTGCACCTTCAGGGAGATCCTTATCGCCGAGGAGGTCCCGGCTACCAAGGGGCGCAAGCGGGCCAAATATCGCCTGGAAACCTTTCATCCCTTTATCGAAGTGGATCTCAACAAATGCGTGGGCTGTTTCCGTTGTTTGCGCAGTTGTCTCCACGAAGGCCTGCAACTGAAGATCTACGCTCAGGGGACCCCGGAAGAAGAAATCCATTTCGAATTTACGGAGCATTGTGTTTCCTGCGGGGCCTGTGTGGACGCCTGTCCTACCGGGGCCTTAACTCGCAAGGACTCCACCGTGCCCTTTTCCAAGGAAGAGGCCCGGGAGATCCGCACCGTGTGTCCTTATTGTGCTACGGGGTGCAATCTCCTGGCCCGGGTCAAAAACGGGACCATTCTTGAAGTTACCGGGGCGGATGTGCCCCCCAATTACGGCGACCTCTGTGTGAAGGGCCGCTTCGGCTATGTCTTTTATCGTCATCCCGAAAGGCTCCGGAGGCCTCTCCTGCGGAGGGATCGGGGTCAAGACTTCCGGGAGGTCTCCTGGGAAGAGGCCCTGGACTTTGTGGCGGAAAGGCTGGCCGAGATCCGGGAGAGATATGGCCCGGAGGCCCTAGGGGTCCTTTGTTCGGCCCGGACCCCTAACGAAGATACTTATGTGGCCCAGAAATTCGCCCGGGCGGTCTTGGGCACCCACAACGTAGACAATCCGGCCCGGGTCTGACACGCCCCTTCGGTCGCGGGTCTCGCGACCACCTTCGGCTCCGGGGCGGCCACGGGAAGCTTCGACGAGATCTATCGCACCGAGGTCCTCATCCTCTGGGGCACCAATACCACCGAGGCCCATCCCGTGGTAGCCGGAAAGATCAAACGGGCCCTCTCTCGAGGGCTCAAACTGGTGGTGGTGGACCCCCGGCGCACGGAACTGGCCTCTCTGGCCGATATCTGGCTTCCCCTGCGTCCCGGCACCAACGTTCCTCTGGCTAACGGTATGGCCCACGTCATCCTCAAGGAAGGACTTTATAATCGACGCTTTATTGAAGAGCGCACCGAGGGCTTTGAGGCCTTCGCCCAATACATTCTCAAGGAATGGCCCCTTGAGCGGGTAGAAAGGCTTACGGGAATTCGGCGGGAGCATATCGAACAGGTGGCCCGGCTTTACGCCCGGGCGGAAAGGGCCCTCATTCTCTGGGGCCTGGGGGTGACCGAGCATCGTAGCGGAAGCCAGGGGGTGATGGCCCTGGCTAACCTGGCCCTTCTCTGTGGGCACGTGGGGCGTTCGGGCACTGGGGCCATGCCCTTGAGGGGGCAGAACAATGTACAGGGGGCCTGCGACATGGGGGCCCTGCCGTACGTGCTTCCGGGCTATCAGAAACCGGAAGATCCCCTGGTGCGCAAAAAGTTTGAGGAGGTCTGGGGACGGCCCCTTCCGGAAAAACCCGGTCTTACCGAGCCCATAATGTATGAAGAAGCCCTCCAAGGGCGCCTTAAGGCCCTTTACATCGTGGGCTACGATGTGGCCCTGACCCATGCCAACATTTCTCGGGTCTGGCGAGCCCTTCTTGAACTGGATCTGCTGGTGGTGCACGACATCTTCTTTCCCAAGACCGGAGAGTTTGCCCATGTGGTCTTTCCCACGGCCTGTCTTTTTGAGCGGGAGGGGACCACGGACAACGGCGAAAGACGGGTCCAGCGCATACGCAAACTGGTGGAGCCTCCGGAGGACCTCCCTCCGGACTGGTGGATCATTGCGCAGGTCTCCCGCCGGCTGGGCTACGAGATGCCCTATCAAAGTGCGGAGGACATCTTCGAGGAAATGCGTCGGGTCATGCCCAGCTTTGCAGGAATTACTTATGCGCGCTTGGAAGAAAAAGGTCTCTGCTGGCCGGTGCCGGAGGAGAATCACCCCGGAACAGAGCTTATGTTTACCGAAAAATTTGCGCGACCTTCAGGAAAGGCCGCCTTTGGTCAACCCAAATACTGGGCCCCGGAGGAGGAAGTTAGCGGAGAATATCCCTTTGTGCTGATTACCGGCCGACGTCTCTACCACTATAACTGTGGCTCCATGACCCGCAGGGTTTCCGGCCTCCTGGAAGTCCTCCCCGAGGAACTGGTAGAAATCCACCCCCGGGATGCCCGGAGACTTGGCCTGCGGGAAAGAGATCCGGTGCGGATCATCTCCCGCAGGGGAGAGATTCAGGCCCGGGTACACCTCACCACCCGGGTAAATCCGGGACAAGTCTTTATGGACTTTCACTTCCTGGAACCTTTGACGAACCTCATCACCAGTCCGGGGCTCGAGGTAAAGGTCCACACCCCGGAATACAAGGTGGCGGCCGTAAGGCTAGAGAAGGCCTAA
- a CDS encoding dihydropteroate synthase gives MSQQVVCIAESINIMSKTIGPAMKERNPEPIQKMAREEAERGADYLDLNIGPAKKDGPELAAWIVKVVEEVTDVPISLDTTNPEAMAAGLKASKNPARCLMNSISAQPERMEKLIPLAAELGCDVVALLWGPEGMPRDANERAALAVDLIMKLNEAGIPNEKIWVDPIATPITLGAEQILAGLEFLSMLQDIAPGAKSTVGLSNVSNGVASHLRPYLNRVYLMMLMKYNIYSAILDVYDQELVEIAKGKHPDWVKLVHDIMDGDEPDPKTLSPKELEIYKTTRVLLGKTIFSESWLEL, from the coding sequence ATGAGCCAGCAGGTGGTATGCATTGCCGAGTCCATTAACATTATGTCTAAGACCATTGGCCCGGCCATGAAGGAGCGCAACCCCGAGCCCATCCAGAAGATGGCCCGGGAGGAGGCTGAACGGGGGGCAGACTATCTGGATCTCAACATCGGCCCGGCCAAAAAGGACGGCCCGGAGCTTGCGGCCTGGATCGTAAAGGTGGTGGAAGAGGTCACGGATGTGCCCATTTCCCTGGACACCACCAATCCCGAGGCCATGGCCGCGGGCCTTAAGGCCTCCAAAAATCCGGCCCGTTGTCTCATGAACTCCATCTCTGCCCAGCCGGAGAGGATGGAAAAGCTCATTCCTCTTGCGGCGGAACTGGGTTGCGATGTGGTGGCTCTTCTCTGGGGACCGGAGGGGATGCCCCGGGACGCCAACGAAAGGGCGGCTTTGGCCGTGGATCTGATTATGAAGCTCAACGAGGCGGGTATTCCCAATGAAAAGATCTGGGTGGACCCCATCGCCACCCCCATTACCTTAGGGGCGGAACAGATTTTGGCCGGCCTGGAATTTCTCTCCATGTTGCAGGATATTGCTCCCGGGGCCAAAAGCACTGTGGGCCTTTCCAATGTTTCCAACGGGGTGGCCTCTCACCTACGTCCCTATCTCAACCGGGTCTACCTCATGATGCTCATGAAATATAATATTTACTCCGCCATCCTGGATGTTTACGATCAGGAACTGGTGGAGATCGCCAAGGGGAAGCATCCGGATTGGGTAAAACTGGTCCATGATATTATGGACGGAGACGAGCCGGACCCCAAGACCCTTTCTCCCAAAGAGCTTGAGATCTACAAGACCACCCGGGTCCTTTTAGGCAAGACCATCTTTTCGGAATCCTGGTTGGAGCTTTAA
- the acsC gene encoding acetyl-CoA decarbonylase/synthase complex subunit gamma — MGLTGIQIMQKLPKTNCGDCGFPTCLAFAMKVAAGQVEIDKCPHVDPAVKEEIAEASAPPIRTVVLGSGEHQVKLGGETVLFRHEKRFENPTAVGVRVATDMAEEEVSRRLSAFKRCRWERVGVQLEPQMVAVEDAGSGKEAFVSLVKRVREELPEAVLVLMSGDPEALSGACDLCGEHRPLLYAATLDNFKELGELAKEKKAALAVKGENLGETARISEELLKMGLKDLVLDTGAQSVRELYEDQVIVRRAAIKKRFKPFGFPTITFPYRYARDFLSEAILAAVLIPKYAGAVVLSDFRPDVLFPLFVERMNIFTDPQKPLVVEEGIYPINGPDENSPVLITCNFALTYFIVSGEVEGSRVPSWLLIKDTEGLSVLTAWAAGKFGADTIAEFVKKCGIAEKVKHRKLIIPGYLAGIKGELEDELPDWEIVIGPREASGLPAFLKEWKAA, encoded by the coding sequence ATGGGACTGACCGGTATCCAGATAATGCAGAAGCTGCCCAAGACCAACTGTGGGGACTGCGGCTTCCCTACCTGTCTGGCCTTTGCCATGAAGGTGGCTGCCGGGCAGGTGGAGATCGACAAGTGCCCGCATGTGGACCCGGCGGTGAAGGAGGAGATTGCGGAGGCCTCGGCGCCGCCCATCCGGACCGTGGTCCTGGGAAGCGGGGAGCATCAGGTAAAGCTGGGGGGAGAGACCGTCCTTTTTCGGCACGAAAAGCGCTTTGAAAACCCTACCGCGGTGGGGGTGCGGGTGGCCACGGACATGGCCGAGGAAGAGGTGTCGCGGAGACTTTCGGCCTTTAAGAGGTGCCGTTGGGAGAGGGTGGGGGTGCAGCTTGAGCCCCAGATGGTGGCCGTGGAAGATGCCGGGTCCGGGAAAGAGGCCTTTGTCTCTCTGGTTAAACGGGTACGGGAGGAGCTTCCAGAGGCGGTCTTAGTGCTTATGAGTGGAGATCCGGAGGCCCTTTCGGGGGCCTGTGATCTCTGCGGGGAACATCGCCCGCTTCTTTATGCGGCCACTCTGGATAACTTTAAAGAGTTGGGCGAGCTAGCCAAAGAGAAGAAGGCCGCCCTGGCGGTCAAGGGGGAAAATCTTGGGGAGACAGCCCGGATCTCCGAAGAGCTTCTCAAAATGGGACTTAAAGATCTGGTGCTGGATACTGGAGCCCAGAGCGTGCGCGAGCTCTATGAGGATCAGGTGATCGTGCGTCGGGCGGCCATCAAGAAGCGCTTTAAGCCCTTCGGCTTCCCCACTATTACCTTTCCCTATCGCTATGCCCGGGATTTCCTCTCCGAGGCTATCCTGGCGGCGGTATTGATTCCCAAGTACGCCGGGGCGGTGGTGCTTTCGGATTTTCGGCCAGATGTGCTCTTTCCCCTTTTTGTGGAACGGATGAACATCTTCACCGATCCCCAGAAACCACTGGTAGTAGAGGAGGGGATCTATCCCATCAATGGCCCGGACGAGAACTCGCCGGTCCTCATCACCTGCAATTTTGCCCTGACCTACTTCATCGTTTCCGGAGAGGTGGAAGGGAGCCGGGTTCCTTCCTGGCTTCTTATTAAGGACACCGAAGGGCTTTCAGTGCTTACGGCCTGGGCCGCCGGAAAATTCGGGGCGGATACCATTGCGGAATTTGTCAAAAAATGCGGCATTGCCGAGAAAGTGAAGCACCGGAAGTTGATTATCCCCGGATACCTTGCGGGAATCAAAGGAGAACTGGAAGACGAGCTTCCGGATTGGGAGATCGTGATCGGGCCGCGGGAGGCCAGCGGCCTTCCGGCCTTTCTCAAGGAATGGAAGGCGGCTTAA